In the Papio anubis isolate 15944 chromosome 15, Panubis1.0, whole genome shotgun sequence genome, one interval contains:
- the F7 gene encoding coagulation factor VII isoform X2 encodes MATGRPGAALSWGVQRTPLSPPPPSLCRPWRQRTLPASPMGNVNRQRQRCRDFIMVSQALGLLCLLLGLQGCLAAATFLPQAGSLRPQEEKTQDLLWKPGPQRVFVTQEEAHGVLHRQRRANSFLEELRPGSLERECKEEQCSFEEAREIFKDLERTKLFWISYSDGDQCASNPCQNGGSCKDQLQSYICFCLPSFEGRNCEKNKDDQLICVNENGGCEQYCSDHAGAKRSCWCHEGYSLLADGVSCMPTVEYPCGKIPILEKRNASKPQGRIVGGRVCPKGECPWQVLLLVNGAQLCGGTLINTIWVISAAHCFDKIKSWRNLTAVLGEHDLSEHEGDEQSRRVAQVIIPSTYVLGATNHDIALLRLQRPVVLTDHVVPLCLPERTFSERTLAFVRFSLVSGWGQLLDRGATALELMALNVPRLMTQDCLQQSRKAEASPNITEYMFCAGYSDGSRDSCKGDSGGPHATRYRGTWYLTGIVSWGQGCAAVGHFGVYTRVSQYIEWLQKLMHSEPRPGVLLRAPFP; translated from the exons ATGGCCACTGGCCGGCCAGGTGCAGCTCTCAGCTGGGGTGTTCAGAGGACGCCTCTGtccccccctcccccatccctctgtCGCCCTTGGAGGCAGAGAACTTTGCCCGCCAGTCCCATGGGGAATGTCAACAGGCAGAGGCAGCGCTGCAGAGATTTCATCATGGTCTCCCAAGCCCTCGGGCTCCTCTGCCTTCTGCTTGGGCTTCAGGGCTGTCTGGCTGCAG CCACCTTCCTGCCCCAGGCGGGGTCGCTGAGGCCTCAGGAGGAGAAAACACAGGACCTGCTGTGGAAGCCAGGGCCTCAGAGAG TCTTCGTAACCCAGGAGGAAGCCCATGGCGTCCTGCACAGGCAGCGGCGCGCCAACTCGTTCCTGGAGGAGCTGCGGCCGGGCTCCCTGGAGAGGGAGTGCAAGGAGGAGCAATGCTCCTTCGAGGAGGCCCGGGAGATCTTCAAGGACCTGGAGAGGACG AAGCTGTTCTGGATTTCTTACAGTG ATGGGGACCAGTGTGCCTCAAATCCGTGCCAGAATGGGGGCTCCTGCAAGGACCAGCTCCAGTCCTATATCTGcttctgcctcccttccttcgAGGGCCGGAACTGTGAGAAGA ACAAGGACGACCAGCTGATCTGCGTGAACGAGAACGGCGGCTGTGAGCAGTACTGCAGTGACCACGCGGGTGCCAAGCGCTCCTGTTGGTGCCACGAGGGGTACTCGCTGCTGGCAGACGGGGTGTCCTGCATGCCCACAG TTGAATATCCATGTGGAAAAATACCTattctggaaaaaagaaatgccagCAAACCCCAAGGCCGAATTGTCGGGGGCAGGGTGTGCCCCAAAGGGGAGTGTCCATGGCAG GTCCTGTTGTTGGTGAATGGAGCTCAGCTGTGTGGAGGGACCCTGATAAACACCATCTGGGTGATCTCTGCGGCCCACTGTTTCGACAAAATCAAGAGCTGGAGGAACTTGACCGCGGTGCTGG GCGAGCACGACCTCAGCGAGCACGAAGGGGATGAGCAGAGCCGGCGGGTGGCACAGGTCATCATCCCCAGCACGTATGTCCTGGGCGCCACCAACCACGACATCGCGCTACTCCGCCTGCAGCGGCCCGTGGTCCTCACTGACCATGTGGTGCCCCTCTGCCTGCCCGAACGGACGTTCTCCGAGAGGACGCTGGCCTTCGTGCGCTTCTCGTTGGTCAGCGGCTGGGGTCAGCTGCTGGACCGTGGTGCCACAGCCCTGGAGCTCATGGCCCTCAACGTGCCCCGGCTGATGACCCAGGACTGCCTGCAGCAGTCACGGAAGGCGGAAGCCTCCCCGAATATCACGGAGTACATGTTCTGTGCCGGCTACTCGGACGGCAGCAGGGACTCCTGCAAGGGGGACAGTGGAGGCCCACACGCCACCCGCTACCGGGGCACGTGGTACCTGACAGGCATCGTCAGCTGGGGCCAGGGCTGCGCGGCCGTGGGCCACTTCGGGGTGTACACCAGGGTCTCCCAGTACATCGAGTGGCTGCAAAAGCTCATGCACTCAGAGCCACGCCCAGGCGTCCTCCTGCGAGCCCCATTTCCCTAG
- the F7 gene encoding coagulation factor VII isoform X1 encodes MWAQAGAQHPGRAAFSSPALTPSLTFMRRRPRPPSAQLPRVPLSAPSGSAPGSGEAGPGRMSEGGDRPRSTAGRTPSQACEQRRSPPPGRGGKLRCPRCVGQGRGAVSEDWARQAVSVSRNSRFSVFVTQEEAHGVLHRQRRANSFLEELRPGSLERECKEEQCSFEEAREIFKDLERTKLFWISYSDGDQCASNPCQNGGSCKDQLQSYICFCLPSFEGRNYKDDQLICVNENGGCEQYCSDHAGAKRSCWCHEGYSLLADGVSCMPTVEYPCGKIPILEKRNASKPQGRIVGGRVCPKGECPWQVLLLVNGAQLCGGTLINTIWVISAAHCFDKIKSWRNLTAVLGEHDLSEHEGDEQSRRVAQVIIPSTYVLGATNHDIALLRLQRPVVLTDHVVPLCLPERTFSERTLAFVRFSLVSGWGQLLDRGATALELMALNVPRLMTQDCLQQSRKAEASPNITEYMFCAGYSDGSRDSCKGDSGGPHATRYRGTWYLTGIVSWGQGCAAVGHFGVYTRVSQYIEWLQKLMHSEPRPGVLLRAPFP; translated from the exons ATGTGGGCCCAGGCGGGTGCCCAGCACCCGGGCCGCGCCGCCTTCTCCTCGCCGGCATTAACCCCCAGCCTCACATTTATGCGGCGGCGCCCGCGGCCCCCTTCGGCCCAGCTTCCGCGCGTGCCCCTGAGCGCGCCCTCGGGATCAGCCCCTGGAAGCGGAGAGGCCGGGCCGGGAAGGATGAGCGAGGGGGGTGATCGCCCCAGGAGCACCGCAGGGAGGACGCCCAGCCAGGCCTGCGAGCAGCGCCGCTCCCCTCCCCCAGGACGGGGCGGGAAACTGCGATGCCCCCGCTGCGTGGGGCAGGGCCGTGGGGCGGTCTCCGAGGACTGGGCGCGGCAAGCGGTGAGCGTTTCACGGAACTCGCGTTTTTCAGTCTTCGTAACCCAGGAGGAAGCCCATGGCGTCCTGCACAGGCAGCGGCGCGCCAACTCGTTCCTGGAGGAGCTGCGGCCGGGCTCCCTGGAGAGGGAGTGCAAGGAGGAGCAATGCTCCTTCGAGGAGGCCCGGGAGATCTTCAAGGACCTGGAGAGGACG AAGCTGTTCTGGATTTCTTACAGTG ATGGGGACCAGTGTGCCTCAAATCCGTGCCAGAATGGGGGCTCCTGCAAGGACCAGCTCCAGTCCTATATCTGcttctgcctcccttccttcgAGGGCCGGAACT ACAAGGACGACCAGCTGATCTGCGTGAACGAGAACGGCGGCTGTGAGCAGTACTGCAGTGACCACGCGGGTGCCAAGCGCTCCTGTTGGTGCCACGAGGGGTACTCGCTGCTGGCAGACGGGGTGTCCTGCATGCCCACAG TTGAATATCCATGTGGAAAAATACCTattctggaaaaaagaaatgccagCAAACCCCAAGGCCGAATTGTCGGGGGCAGGGTGTGCCCCAAAGGGGAGTGTCCATGGCAG GTCCTGTTGTTGGTGAATGGAGCTCAGCTGTGTGGAGGGACCCTGATAAACACCATCTGGGTGATCTCTGCGGCCCACTGTTTCGACAAAATCAAGAGCTGGAGGAACTTGACCGCGGTGCTGG GCGAGCACGACCTCAGCGAGCACGAAGGGGATGAGCAGAGCCGGCGGGTGGCACAGGTCATCATCCCCAGCACGTATGTCCTGGGCGCCACCAACCACGACATCGCGCTACTCCGCCTGCAGCGGCCCGTGGTCCTCACTGACCATGTGGTGCCCCTCTGCCTGCCCGAACGGACGTTCTCCGAGAGGACGCTGGCCTTCGTGCGCTTCTCGTTGGTCAGCGGCTGGGGTCAGCTGCTGGACCGTGGTGCCACAGCCCTGGAGCTCATGGCCCTCAACGTGCCCCGGCTGATGACCCAGGACTGCCTGCAGCAGTCACGGAAGGCGGAAGCCTCCCCGAATATCACGGAGTACATGTTCTGTGCCGGCTACTCGGACGGCAGCAGGGACTCCTGCAAGGGGGACAGTGGAGGCCCACACGCCACCCGCTACCGGGGCACGTGGTACCTGACAGGCATCGTCAGCTGGGGCCAGGGCTGCGCGGCCGTGGGCCACTTCGGGGTGTACACCAGGGTCTCCCAGTACATCGAGTGGCTGCAAAAGCTCATGCACTCAGAGCCACGCCCAGGCGTCCTCCTGCGAGCCCCATTTCCCTAG
- the F7 gene encoding coagulation factor VII precursor, with product MVSQALGLLCLLLGLQGCLAAVFVTQEEAHGVLHRQRRANSFLEELRPGSLERECKEEQCSFEEAREIFKDLERTKLFWISYSDGDQCASNPCQNGGSCKDQLQSYICFCLPSFEGRNCEKNKDDQLICVNENGGCEQYCSDHAGAKRSCWCHEGYSLLADGVSCMPTVEYPCGKIPILEKRNASKPQGRIVGGRVCPKGECPWQVLLLVNGAQLCGGTLINTIWVISAAHCFDKIKSWRNLTAVLGEHDLSEHEGDEQSRRVAQVIIPSTYVLGATNHDIALLRLQRPVVLTDHVVPLCLPERTFSERTLAFVRFSLVSGWGQLLDRGATALELMALNVPRLMTQDCLQQSRKAEASPNITEYMFCAGYSDGSRDSCKGDSGGPHATRYRGTWYLTGIVSWGQGCAAVGHFGVYTRVSQYIEWLQKLMHSEPRPGVLLRAPFP from the exons ATGGTCTCCCAAGCCCTCGGGCTCCTCTGCCTTCTGCTTGGGCTTCAGGGCTGTCTGGCTGCAG TCTTCGTAACCCAGGAGGAAGCCCATGGCGTCCTGCACAGGCAGCGGCGCGCCAACTCGTTCCTGGAGGAGCTGCGGCCGGGCTCCCTGGAGAGGGAGTGCAAGGAGGAGCAATGCTCCTTCGAGGAGGCCCGGGAGATCTTCAAGGACCTGGAGAGGACG AAGCTGTTCTGGATTTCTTACAGTG ATGGGGACCAGTGTGCCTCAAATCCGTGCCAGAATGGGGGCTCCTGCAAGGACCAGCTCCAGTCCTATATCTGcttctgcctcccttccttcgAGGGCCGGAACTGTGAGAAGA ACAAGGACGACCAGCTGATCTGCGTGAACGAGAACGGCGGCTGTGAGCAGTACTGCAGTGACCACGCGGGTGCCAAGCGCTCCTGTTGGTGCCACGAGGGGTACTCGCTGCTGGCAGACGGGGTGTCCTGCATGCCCACAG TTGAATATCCATGTGGAAAAATACCTattctggaaaaaagaaatgccagCAAACCCCAAGGCCGAATTGTCGGGGGCAGGGTGTGCCCCAAAGGGGAGTGTCCATGGCAG GTCCTGTTGTTGGTGAATGGAGCTCAGCTGTGTGGAGGGACCCTGATAAACACCATCTGGGTGATCTCTGCGGCCCACTGTTTCGACAAAATCAAGAGCTGGAGGAACTTGACCGCGGTGCTGG GCGAGCACGACCTCAGCGAGCACGAAGGGGATGAGCAGAGCCGGCGGGTGGCACAGGTCATCATCCCCAGCACGTATGTCCTGGGCGCCACCAACCACGACATCGCGCTACTCCGCCTGCAGCGGCCCGTGGTCCTCACTGACCATGTGGTGCCCCTCTGCCTGCCCGAACGGACGTTCTCCGAGAGGACGCTGGCCTTCGTGCGCTTCTCGTTGGTCAGCGGCTGGGGTCAGCTGCTGGACCGTGGTGCCACAGCCCTGGAGCTCATGGCCCTCAACGTGCCCCGGCTGATGACCCAGGACTGCCTGCAGCAGTCACGGAAGGCGGAAGCCTCCCCGAATATCACGGAGTACATGTTCTGTGCCGGCTACTCGGACGGCAGCAGGGACTCCTGCAAGGGGGACAGTGGAGGCCCACACGCCACCCGCTACCGGGGCACGTGGTACCTGACAGGCATCGTCAGCTGGGGCCAGGGCTGCGCGGCCGTGGGCCACTTCGGGGTGTACACCAGGGTCTCCCAGTACATCGAGTGGCTGCAAAAGCTCATGCACTCAGAGCCACGCCCAGGCGTCCTCCTGCGAGCCCCATTTCCCTAG
- the F7 gene encoding coagulation factor VII isoform X3 yields the protein MWAQAGAQHPGRAAFSSPALTPSLTFMRRRPRPPSAQLPRVPLSAPSGSAPGSGEAGPGRMSEGGDRPRSTAGRTPSQACEQRRSPPPGRGGKLRCPRCVGQGRGAVSEDWARQAVSVSRNSRFSVFVTQEEAHGVLHRQRRANSFLEELRPGSLERECKEEQCSFEEAREIFKDLERTKLFWISYSDKDDQLICVNENGGCEQYCSDHAGAKRSCWCHEGYSLLADGVSCMPTVEYPCGKIPILEKRNASKPQGRIVGGRVCPKGECPWQVLLLVNGAQLCGGTLINTIWVISAAHCFDKIKSWRNLTAVLGEHDLSEHEGDEQSRRVAQVIIPSTYVLGATNHDIALLRLQRPVVLTDHVVPLCLPERTFSERTLAFVRFSLVSGWGQLLDRGATALELMALNVPRLMTQDCLQQSRKAEASPNITEYMFCAGYSDGSRDSCKGDSGGPHATRYRGTWYLTGIVSWGQGCAAVGHFGVYTRVSQYIEWLQKLMHSEPRPGVLLRAPFP from the exons ATGTGGGCCCAGGCGGGTGCCCAGCACCCGGGCCGCGCCGCCTTCTCCTCGCCGGCATTAACCCCCAGCCTCACATTTATGCGGCGGCGCCCGCGGCCCCCTTCGGCCCAGCTTCCGCGCGTGCCCCTGAGCGCGCCCTCGGGATCAGCCCCTGGAAGCGGAGAGGCCGGGCCGGGAAGGATGAGCGAGGGGGGTGATCGCCCCAGGAGCACCGCAGGGAGGACGCCCAGCCAGGCCTGCGAGCAGCGCCGCTCCCCTCCCCCAGGACGGGGCGGGAAACTGCGATGCCCCCGCTGCGTGGGGCAGGGCCGTGGGGCGGTCTCCGAGGACTGGGCGCGGCAAGCGGTGAGCGTTTCACGGAACTCGCGTTTTTCAGTCTTCGTAACCCAGGAGGAAGCCCATGGCGTCCTGCACAGGCAGCGGCGCGCCAACTCGTTCCTGGAGGAGCTGCGGCCGGGCTCCCTGGAGAGGGAGTGCAAGGAGGAGCAATGCTCCTTCGAGGAGGCCCGGGAGATCTTCAAGGACCTGGAGAGGACG AAGCTGTTCTGGATTTCTTACAGTG ACAAGGACGACCAGCTGATCTGCGTGAACGAGAACGGCGGCTGTGAGCAGTACTGCAGTGACCACGCGGGTGCCAAGCGCTCCTGTTGGTGCCACGAGGGGTACTCGCTGCTGGCAGACGGGGTGTCCTGCATGCCCACAG TTGAATATCCATGTGGAAAAATACCTattctggaaaaaagaaatgccagCAAACCCCAAGGCCGAATTGTCGGGGGCAGGGTGTGCCCCAAAGGGGAGTGTCCATGGCAG GTCCTGTTGTTGGTGAATGGAGCTCAGCTGTGTGGAGGGACCCTGATAAACACCATCTGGGTGATCTCTGCGGCCCACTGTTTCGACAAAATCAAGAGCTGGAGGAACTTGACCGCGGTGCTGG GCGAGCACGACCTCAGCGAGCACGAAGGGGATGAGCAGAGCCGGCGGGTGGCACAGGTCATCATCCCCAGCACGTATGTCCTGGGCGCCACCAACCACGACATCGCGCTACTCCGCCTGCAGCGGCCCGTGGTCCTCACTGACCATGTGGTGCCCCTCTGCCTGCCCGAACGGACGTTCTCCGAGAGGACGCTGGCCTTCGTGCGCTTCTCGTTGGTCAGCGGCTGGGGTCAGCTGCTGGACCGTGGTGCCACAGCCCTGGAGCTCATGGCCCTCAACGTGCCCCGGCTGATGACCCAGGACTGCCTGCAGCAGTCACGGAAGGCGGAAGCCTCCCCGAATATCACGGAGTACATGTTCTGTGCCGGCTACTCGGACGGCAGCAGGGACTCCTGCAAGGGGGACAGTGGAGGCCCACACGCCACCCGCTACCGGGGCACGTGGTACCTGACAGGCATCGTCAGCTGGGGCCAGGGCTGCGCGGCCGTGGGCCACTTCGGGGTGTACACCAGGGTCTCCCAGTACATCGAGTGGCTGCAAAAGCTCATGCACTCAGAGCCACGCCCAGGCGTCCTCCTGCGAGCCCCATTTCCCTAG